AGGAGTTCGCCATTTAAATCTAAGACCTTTCTTTTTTGGAAAGAAGGCGGTATCAAATGTTTAAGTTTGATTTTATCAAATACAAAGCGATTTCGATTTCTTTATCTACAATCCTGATCATTGCAGGATTTGCAGTCACCTTTGGAAAGTACGGCGGGTTTGCACATTCCCTTGATTTTGACGGAGGACTTCGTTCCGTGATCGAACTTCCCGTAGGGAAAGGTCGTCCGGATTTGGAATCGTTTTTTAAAAAGTCCGAGATTGAAGCAGTGATCATCCTTTTGGAAAAAGATAAAAATATCTATCAAATGGATATCGGTCTCGGTTCTACTCCTCAAATAGACCAGTTGTACAATCAGATCCCTGTGAATGAAAGAGAAGCGAAAACTTCTTCAATCGATAAGTTCGTAACTATTTTACAGAGAGAATTCCAAGTTCCTAAGGAGAAAATTTTATCCGCTGACCAAGTGGGAGCGGTAGTGGGAAGTGAATTGACTTCCACAGGGATTACGCTTTTGGGAACCACTCTTTTGATCATTTTGTTATACTTAAGCTATAGGTCTCAGTTCAAGTTTGCATTGGCTTCGGCACTTGCACTCATTCATGACATACTATTTACTTTGGCTATGATCGGATTTTTCCAAATGAAACCGAGTGTTCCAATGATTGCCGCATTACTTACGTTACTTGGTTATTCCATCAATGATAAGATCGTAGTGTTTGATCGTATCAGGGAAAATTCTCATGGAAAAGACAATTTGGCGCTTTCGAATGTAATCAATGTTTCCATAGGACAAACTTTGGGAAGAACGATCAATACATCCTTAACAACACTGATTTCCGTCGTTGCTATCATTATCGGCGGTGCGGTCGAATTGTATGATTTTGCTTTTATCCTGATTTTCGGAGTGATTGTCGGAACTTATTCTTCGATTTTTATTGCTGCGCCGATTTCGGAAATCTATGACCAGTTTAGAAGGAAACGAAAGTTAGCGTAAACGTGGGTGTTTTCGGAACTTCCCCCCTCAGACAAAAAAAGAATTTTAAATGAATTAAGAAGACTTTCCTTTTTATCAATGGGATTGTCTTCTCCCAATCCTCCGGTTGCGGCCTTGATCTTAGATGATGCGGGTCGCATTCTTGCTTCAGGACACACTCAAATTTCCGGTGGTTTTCATGCGGAAAGAGCCGCTTATGCAAATTGGGAAGAAACTCTTTCGCGGGAATCCGTAGAACAAAAGAAAATACCCCACTCACTCATTGTTAGTTTGGAACCTTGCACTCACTTTGGAAAAACTCCACCTTGCAGAGATTTGGTTTTAGAAGAGAAGCCTAAGGAACTGGTAATCGGATTTAAAGATCCGAATCCTCTCGTTGCTTCGGGAGATTGGAATCAGTACAAAGAACAAGGAATTGTAACTAAGCTCGCTCCTGAAGTTGCAAAATATTCTTTCCCCTATCTGTTCGGTTTTTTTACCAGAATGAAAAAGGAAAAACCCTGGGTTTGGATCAAATCGGCAGTCACAAAACAAGGGTTTTATGCTTCCGATGCCAAGGAAAGAGTCCAAATTACGAACGAAGCTTCGGATTATTATTTGCAAATGCTTCGAGGAAAATTCGATGCAATTGTGGTCGGGCCGAAAACAGTCAGCGTTGATGAACCATCGCTTAGTTTTCGTTTAACGGAAAATTCTTTTCAAAAAAGAGGGAATGTTACGAAACATTTTACTTCGGATCAGGAAAAATTCTTTTTTTCTCCGGGTAAGGAGTTTTTGGAAAGTTTGTTAACGGAAACAAACGAAAAAGATAGATTCGCTTTTCATCTGGATAGGATTCGATCTTTTCAACCTTACCGTATATTCGTATTAGGTGAAAATCAGCTTTTATCCGAATCGTTTATTAAAAAACAATCGGATCTAAATTCTAAACTGGGGAAAAAGGGTTGTATCTTTTATCGGATTCTTACGAAAAATTCCAAGAAACAGGATTTCAAAACAAAAGAGGATTTCTTGCTTTCGAACCTTTCCGATTTTCCAATCGACAGTTTCTATCCTGATGAAGGCGAATTGTTCCTTCGTTCTCTTGCTGAAAGAGAAATCGGTACAGCTATCTTTGAAGTCGGATCTTTTTTATATGAATTTGTAAAGGATCATCTGGAAGAAGAGGATTGTATTTTGACGATTGAGGGAAATCAGAACGTTTCCATTTCTCATGGAAAAAAGTTTTCAGGATTATCCGATGGAGAACTTGTTTCGGGGTTCCAAGTGGGAGAAGACCTCTGGAATTTGCGCTCTTTGTCCAAACCAGTTTAGATAAGTTCCGTTGTATCAGCTGCGTAAATGGCAAAAAGGCGAACTTTTATTCTTTTTTTTCTAGTCATTTCGAAAAGGATTTGTGAGAAAAAGGGAGATATGGTAAAGGAAAGCCATTGGGTGGCGGGTGGTTAACCCCACCCAGTGTCTATAGGGCGGGGATGGTATAGAAAAAACCAATCCCCCGCACATCCCTTGACGAATTTCCTCACCTCTTTAATTTGGAAGTAAGATGTTTACTGGAATCATTGAAACCAAAGGTAAAATACTCAAAGCAAGTCCAGTTGATTCGGGGATTGAATTTCAAATTCAAACGGAGTGGGACAAACCTGATCTTTCCATCGGCGACTCCGTTGCCATCAACGGCGCTTGCATGACTGTTACGGATTTTCAAGAGAAAGGAAATATTTTTTCTTTTTATACTTCTTATAAATCTTTGGAACTCACCAACTTGTCTGAGTTAAACGCCGGTGGTTCCGTAAACCTGGAAAGAGCGATGTCCGCAGGACAAAGATTTGGCGGTCATATGGTCCAAGGCCATGTGGACGGGGTAGGGAAGATCCATAGCCGGAAGACAATCGAGTCCGATTCTGTTGAGGAGTTTTGGGTGGAATGCCCGGAACCCTTAATCAAATATTTGGTAAAAAAAGGAAGTATCACCGTAGAGGGAGTGAGCCTTACGATTGTCGAAGTGGAAAACAGGTTGTTTCAGTTGATTTTAATTCCCGAAACACTTCGCAAAACAAACGCTATATCCTGGGAAGTTGGAAAAATCGTAAACTTGGAAGTGGATGTTCTGGCAAAGTATATTGAGAATTTTATGGAATTAAGATTTTCTAAGTAGGTCGTTTATGTCCGCGTCATCATCACCTTGTCCGTATTTAGTTTGAAAATCTCCTAAACTTAAAATCTCAAAAAACATATCTAACTTTGCTAATTTAAATACATTCTGAATCATCGGTTTCATTCCGATTAGGATGAGCTTGCCTTTTTTGTTTTTCAGATTGTTGAGACTCTTGATTAGAGAACCTATACCGGAAGAATCAATATAATCAAGTCGACTCATCTCGATTGCAACTATACCCGGATTCGACTCGGTCACCTTGGAAAAAATGGATTCAAATTCCTCGGTGGACTCGATATCAAATTTTCCTGAAATCTCTATCGTTTTCACCTTACCGGATGTGTTTAACTTGAGCTCCATTGGCCCTCCTCAATTTGACAATCTTATGCTAAAACTGACATAAAAATCAATGAATTTCTTCCAGTTTCTACTTTTAATCGGAGGGCTTGGGTAAGTCTTAGTAAATAGAGGGCAAAAATATGATTCGGCCTATTGAAGAAGCAATCGAAGAAATCCGCCAAGGAAAAATGATCATCCTAGTCGATTCGGAAGATCGGGAAAACGAAGGGGACCTGGTCGTTGCTTCTGAATTTGCAACCAAAGAACAAATCAATTTTATGGCAACCTACGGTCGTGGGCTAATTTGCGTGCCGATGGAAGCGGAAAGATTGCGTCGTCTGGGCCTGGGAAAGATGGTCGATGACCACACTCTGGGAGACAAACACGGAACTGCATTTACAGTATCAGTGGACGCAAAGCACGGAACTACCACAGGGATTTCCGCAGGTGATCGTGCCAAAACCGTAGAAGTTTTGTTAGACGAAAAAACGGAATCTTCCGATCTTGTCCGCCCGGGACATCTATTTCCCTTGCAAGCAGTCTCCGGAGGAGTTCTCAGAAGAGCAGGACATACCGAAGCCGCTGTTGATCTATCCAAATTGGCAGGTCTTTATCCAAGCGGGGTAATCTGCGAGATCATGAATGATGACGGAACCATGGCCCGTCTTCCCGATTTGGAAAAATTTGCAGCCACTCATAAACTGAATATCTACACAATCGAGGATCTGATTCGATATCGCCGCAACCAGGAAAAGCTGATTAGAATGGAAGTTGAGGCAAATCTTCCGACGGAATACGGGGAATTTAAGATCCGTGCCTATTCCACGGAAATTGACGATAAAATTCACGTGGCACTCATCAAGGGAGATATCGATTCCGAAGCTCCCGTGCTTGTAAGAGTACATAGCGAGTGTTTGACGGGAGATATTTTTTCCTCTCAAAGGTGTGATTGCGGACCTCAATTGCATAGCGCCCTTAGAATGATTGAAAAAGAAGGAAAAGGCATTTTGCTTTATATGCGTCAAGAAGGGCGAGGAATCGGAATCATTAATAAGCTGAAAGCATACTCCTTGCAAGAAGGTGGTCTGGATACAGTCGAGGCAAACGCGCAACTTGGGTTTGCTC
The nucleotide sequence above comes from Leptospira kobayashii. Encoded proteins:
- a CDS encoding STAS domain-containing protein, whose product is MELKLNTSGKVKTIEISGKFDIESTEEFESIFSKVTESNPGIVAIEMSRLDYIDSSGIGSLIKSLNNLKNKKGKLILIGMKPMIQNVFKLAKLDMFFEILSLGDFQTKYGQGDDDADINDLLRKS
- a CDS encoding bifunctional 3,4-dihydroxy-2-butanone-4-phosphate synthase/GTP cyclohydrolase II, producing MIRPIEEAIEEIRQGKMIILVDSEDRENEGDLVVASEFATKEQINFMATYGRGLICVPMEAERLRRLGLGKMVDDHTLGDKHGTAFTVSVDAKHGTTTGISAGDRAKTVEVLLDEKTESSDLVRPGHLFPLQAVSGGVLRRAGHTEAAVDLSKLAGLYPSGVICEIMNDDGTMARLPDLEKFAATHKLNIYTIEDLIRYRRNQEKLIRMEVEANLPTEYGEFKIRAYSTEIDDKIHVALIKGDIDSEAPVLVRVHSECLTGDIFSSQRCDCGPQLHSALRMIEKEGKGILLYMRQEGRGIGIINKLKAYSLQEGGLDTVEANAQLGFAPDLRDYGIGAQILRDIGVQKMRLITNNPRKIVGLEGYSLQVVERIPIEIVPEANNAHYLATKKLKLGHLLNLHG
- the secF gene encoding protein translocase subunit SecF, producing MFKFDFIKYKAISISLSTILIIAGFAVTFGKYGGFAHSLDFDGGLRSVIELPVGKGRPDLESFFKKSEIEAVIILLEKDKNIYQMDIGLGSTPQIDQLYNQIPVNEREAKTSSIDKFVTILQREFQVPKEKILSADQVGAVVGSELTSTGITLLGTTLLIILLYLSYRSQFKFALASALALIHDILFTLAMIGFFQMKPSVPMIAALLTLLGYSINDKIVVFDRIRENSHGKDNLALSNVINVSIGQTLGRTINTSLTTLISVVAIIIGGAVELYDFAFILIFGVIVGTYSSIFIAAPISEIYDQFRRKRKLA
- a CDS encoding riboflavin synthase, which produces MFTGIIETKGKILKASPVDSGIEFQIQTEWDKPDLSIGDSVAINGACMTVTDFQEKGNIFSFYTSYKSLELTNLSELNAGGSVNLERAMSAGQRFGGHMVQGHVDGVGKIHSRKTIESDSVEEFWVECPEPLIKYLVKKGSITVEGVSLTIVEVENRLFQLILIPETLRKTNAISWEVGKIVNLEVDVLAKYIENFMELRFSK
- a CDS encoding bifunctional diaminohydroxyphosphoribosylaminopyrimidine deaminase/5-amino-6-(5-phosphoribosylamino)uracil reductase RibD, whose product is MFSELPPSDKKRILNELRRLSFLSMGLSSPNPPVAALILDDAGRILASGHTQISGGFHAERAAYANWEETLSRESVEQKKIPHSLIVSLEPCTHFGKTPPCRDLVLEEKPKELVIGFKDPNPLVASGDWNQYKEQGIVTKLAPEVAKYSFPYLFGFFTRMKKEKPWVWIKSAVTKQGFYASDAKERVQITNEASDYYLQMLRGKFDAIVVGPKTVSVDEPSLSFRLTENSFQKRGNVTKHFTSDQEKFFFSPGKEFLESLLTETNEKDRFAFHLDRIRSFQPYRIFVLGENQLLSESFIKKQSDLNSKLGKKGCIFYRILTKNSKKQDFKTKEDFLLSNLSDFPIDSFYPDEGELFLRSLAEREIGTAIFEVGSFLYEFVKDHLEEEDCILTIEGNQNVSISHGKKFSGLSDGELVSGFQVGEDLWNLRSLSKPV